A part of Anolis sagrei isolate rAnoSag1 chromosome 3, rAnoSag1.mat, whole genome shotgun sequence genomic DNA contains:
- the LOC137096584 gene encoding golgin subfamily A member 6-like protein 25 codes for MTTPKGKGENLKEMKGTARKNSLSEDAPPKEMNIKEMMKKILAEIQTMQDKQDKMQEKQDAYQSIAQEQMASLKEELGVMKGNIASIQRELKDLKKEKQELKKEQGEISVKMKTFDLKSHRIEERQEAIEAKTLEYQLRLRNIEEEAKENIQEKVTEILSEMLNWTDQEVINHTDRIYRVNTIYAKKNKTARDVIVNFTKKTVQDEVLKINSNKNVFYKGKKVAILREYPKATLNKRRKYNFLTEELKKQDIRFRWEKGDGLMVTYREQHYWILNEECAKDFYDKIKREAGKKRDKHERERERKKKPGRYSPERQNGQDRQKEQSEWSLRIPSNEILKDERPRKKEEANEEEEVRQEEENERYGESEEEEEEQEEETQKEECMEN; via the coding sequence ATGACCACACCAAAAGGCAAAGGAGAAAAcctgaaggaaatgaaaggaacagCTAGGAAAAACTCCCTGTCTGAGGATGCACCTCCAAAAGAGATGAACATAAAAGAGATGATGAAAAAAATACTAGCAGAAATACAAACGATGCAAGATAAACAAGACAAAATGCAGGAAAAACAGGATGCGTATCAAAGTATAGCACAggaacagatggccagcctgaaAGAAGAACTGGGAGTGATGAAAGGAAACATAGCCTCTATACAAAGAGAACTAAAGGATCTTAAGAAGGAAAAGCAGGAGCTAAAGAAAGAACAGGGGGAAATATCAGTGAAAATGAAAACCTTTGACCTAAAAAGTCATCGGATAGAAGAAAGACAAGAAGCTATAGAAGCGAAGACCCTGGAATATCAACTCAGGCTAAGAAATATAGAGGAAGAGGCCAAAGAGAACATACAAGAGAAAGTAACGGAAATCTTATCAGAAATGCTGAACTGGACGGACCAAGAAGTCATAAACCATACGGACAGAATATACCGGGTGAATACTATATATGCAAAAAAGAATAAAACAGCAAGGGACGTGATCGTGAATTTCACGAAAAAAACGGTCCAAGACGAAGTGCTGAAAATAAATAGTAACAAGAATGTgttttacaaaggaaagaaagtggcGATACTAAGAGAATACCCGAAAGCAACACTGaacaaaagaaggaagtataatttCCTTACCGAGGAACTAAAGAAACAAGACATAAGATTTCGCTGGGAGAAAGGAGATGGTCTCATGGTCACTTACAGAGAGCAACATTACTGGATCTTGAATGAAGAATGTGCAAAAGATTTCTACGACAAAATAAAAAGAGAGGCtggaaaaaaaagagataagcacgaaagagagagagaaaggaagaaaaagccaGGAAGATACTCCCCTGAGAGGCAAAATGGACAAGATAGGCAGAAAGAACAATCAGAATGGTCATTAAGAATACCATCGAATGAAATTCTAAAAGATGAAAGaccaagaaagaaggaggaagcaaatgaagaagaagaagtgagACAGGAGGAAGAGAACGAGAGATACGGAGaatcggaggaggaggaagaggagcaggaagAAGAGACGCAAAAAGAAGAATGTATGGAGAATTAA